In Notamacropus eugenii isolate mMacEug1 chromosome 1, mMacEug1.pri_v2, whole genome shotgun sequence, one genomic interval encodes:
- the BRD3OS gene encoding putative uncharacterized protein BRD3OS, translating to MNGRVPLAEKALSEGYARLRYRDTSLLIWQQQQQKLESVPPGTYLSRSRSMWYSQYGNEAILVRDKNKLEVSRDTGQSKFCTIM from the coding sequence ATGAATGGGCGAGTACCTCTAGCTGAGAAAGCTTTATCTGAGGGCTATGCCCGGCTCCGTTACAGGGACACCTCCTTGCTTAtctggcagcaacagcagcaaaagTTGGAATCTGTACCCCCTGGGACTTACTTGAGTAGGAGCCGGAGCATGTGGTACTCACAATATGGAAATGAGGCCATATTAGTAAGAGACAAAAACAAACTTGAAGTTTCTCGGGATACTGGACAGTCAAAATTTTGTACCATTATGTAA